In one window of Deltaproteobacteria bacterium DNA:
- a CDS encoding type II toxin-antitoxin system PemK/MazF family toxin — MRVDKHLHELNTVIVLAISSTLKFGELPGNVVLQKGEAGLPKKSVVNVTQIKTFDKNSLKEKIGSLTKDRIAEVHEGMKLIMGIP, encoded by the coding sequence ATGAGGGTTGACAAACATCTCCATGAACTGAATACGGTCATTGTTCTTGCAATCAGTTCGACCTTGAAATTTGGAGAATTGCCGGGCAATGTCGTTTTACAAAAGGGAGAAGCTGGTTTACCTAAGAAATCCGTGGTTAATGTCACACAAATCAAGACATTCGACAAGAATAGTCTCAAAGAAAAGATCGGCAGTCTGACAAAAGACAGGATAGCCGAAGTTCACGAAGGCATGAAACTCATCATGGGTATTCCATGA